The Akkermansia sp. RCC_12PD genome contains the following window.
GGACTCAACGTGCAGCTTTCCGCAGTCCGCCAGGTGGGAACGACCAAAAAAAACCTGGTGATGGTGAATGCTCCTTCTTCGGAGGAAACCCACCGTGAAATCCTTCCGCGGGAATCCGTCCATCTGGTGGCGGGGCTTCCCCCCTTCCGCTATGACGAACGTACCAGAAGGACGGTCGTGAATGTGGCGTTGCCTGAATATAGCGGGCATTTCTCCTCTGTCAGAGGCCGTTATTATACCGTGTACGTCTGGGTCGGATTCGATGCCCCGGATGAAGCCGTATACAAGAAAAGGGGTGTTTCCGCCGCCCTGGCGAAGACATGTTCTACACTGGCGGAGAACGTGTACATCCGAGCGGAAGAGGCCAGAAAGGCTGCTGCCGCCGAGCGCCGCGAGCAGGAAACTCCGCAGGGGCAGACCTCCCTTTAAACGATTTTTTTATTCAAACATATCATGAACCACTCGCCTGAAATGACCGTAGCCATCCGGGCGGCCAAGTCCGCCGGAGCCTTCCTGAAAAAGCATTTTTATGACCGGAAGAAGGTGGATGAAGCCAGCCAGAACGACATCAAGCTGGAACTGGACAAGCTGTCCCAGAAACTGATCACGGAGGAAATCCTCTCCGCTTTCCCCACTCACGCCGTGCTGGGGGAGGAAGGCTACACCGGAGACCGGAACAGCGAAAACGAATGGATCGTGGACCCCATTGACGGCACGGTGAATTATTTCTATACCATTCCGTGGTTTTGTGTGTCCATCGCCCTCCGCCGCGGCGGGGAAGTGGTGCTGGGCGTGATTTACGATCCCATGATGGACGAATGCTGGCATGTGGAAAAAGGCGGTGTTCCGTACATGAACGGCGTACCGATGCATTGCAGCTTCCGGAAGCGCATGGCGGAGGCCGTCGTATTCGTGGGGCACGGGAAGACGGACGGTTCCAAGGAAAAGGGAATTGAACGCTTTGCCAAAATCGCCTGGCAGGTGCGCAAGGTGCGCAACAACGGTTCCGCCGCCCTCGCTCTCGCCTACATTGCCTGCGGCAGGTTTGACGCCTATGTGGAAAGCGTCATTTCCATCTGGGACATTGCCGCCGGCGTCCTGCTGGTGGAAGCCGCCGGAGGAAAGGTGATTCTGGAACCGAAGAAGGACAATCCGGAACAGTTCGCCATTGTTGCCTGGAACGGATGCATCCCGATCGTGGAAGCCCTCGGAGAATAACCCCAGTACTATTGACGGATGAACATCATGATTGCACTGACCGGGCTGGGTTACGACATTCACCGTTTTGCGGAAGCCCCCCGCCCGCTGATGCTGGGCGGCGTACACATTCCCTCCGGCAGAGGGCTGGACGGCCATTCCGATGCGGACGTCCTGAGCCATGCCGTTGCGGACGCCCTGCTGGGCGCCGCCGGACTGCCGGACATCGGCTTCTGGTTCCCTCCGGGCGATCCCGCCTGCAAGGACATTTCCTCCCTGGACATTGTGGCCAAGGCCGTTTCCCTGATCCGGGAACGCGGCGGCCGCGTGGTCAACGTGGATTCCTCCCTGATTGCGGAAGCACCGCGCATTTCTCCGTATCTGGAGCAGATGAAAAACGCTCTGGGTTCCGCACTGGGCATCTCAGCCGCCCGAGTGGGGGTAAAGGCCACCACGAATGAGCAGCTTGGCGCGCTGGGGCGCCGGGAAGGCATCGCCGCCTTTGCCGTGGCGTCCATCCTGATGCCGGAAGAAGAGTTGCAGCCGTAACCGTTTATGGATCGCCTCCTGGTTTTCGGCACGGGGAACGCCACCGTCACGGAATGCTACAATACCTGTTTTTCCCTGACGGACGGCAAGGAATTCCTGCTGGTGGACGCCGGCGGAGGCAATGGCATCCTGGGCATTTTGAAACATATGAAAGTTCCGGTGGAAAGGATGCATCACGCTTTTCTTTCCCACCGGCACACGGACCACATGCTGGGCATGGTATGGGTGATCCGCCTCATCGGGACCATGATGACTCAGGACCGTTATGAAGGAACGTTTACGGTTTATTGCCACCGGGAACTGGCGGCGGATCTGGAATGCCTGGTACGCATGACGCTGGACAAAAGGGTTGTGCGTCTGGTCGGGGAACGCATCTTCATGGTTCCGGTGGAAGATGGAGAGGAAGTGAACGCCGTACCGTACCGGCTGACCTGTTTTGACATTCATTCGGACAAGACGCGCCAGTTCGGCTTTTCCACGGTGCTGAACGGGGGAGGCAGGCTTGTTTTCCTGGGAGACGAACCGTACCGCGATGCCTGCGAGCCTTATGTCCGCGGCGCCCGCTGGCTGCTTAGCGAAGCCTTTTGCCTGCATTCGCAGGCCGACGTGTTCAAGCCCTATGAAAAATACCACAGCACGGTCAAGGATGCCTGCGAGCTGGCGGAAAGGATGAACATTCCCAATCTGGTGCTTTGGCATACGGAAGACAGTAATCTTGCCTGCCGCCGTTCCTTATATTCTCAGGAAGGGCGGATGTATTATTCCGGCAACCTGGTCATTCCGGATGACGCTGATATTGTCGCCCTTTAATTTGGCGAAATAGAGGCGGATTAAGAATCCGCGGTCAATGACAATTTTTGGCGTTTAAGGGATTTGATCATAAGATCATGTTTACTGAGCAAACAATACAAAAGAGCACTGGAATTTGATAATTTTATAATATACTGCTGACTAGTGGATTGTATTATTTCATAACAATAATGTTTCCAACCGCGGATTCTTAATCCGCTAGTTTGCCATTGAGTGGATGCGGTAATGTTTTCAGCAACAAACCGCTCCCATGAACAATTACATGATATAGACGAGAGAAACCGGACTTCTTGAAAAGGAAGTCCGGTTTTTTAGAAGGTGGCGTTCCGTTAACTTATACCTTTCTTTTCCCTGCATCCCGGATCTGGTCTTTCCGTGAGGGTATGTTCCTCCGTGAACGCAAAAAAGTGCGCCCGCATGATCGGGCGCACTGTGAAAGGGAAGGAGGAATAAAAGCGTCCGCCTATTTTTTGGGCGTCACATTGCGCATGTTGCGCCCCTTGGCTTTGCGCTGCTGCTCTTCCAGGGCCACGCGCTGCTGTTCCATCATCCGCTGGAAGAAGCCGGGCTTTTTCTTCTTCTGGGACGGAGCCAGCACGGGCATGGGCAGGCGGCGAATCAGCGCCGTCTGGCCGATGGAAATGAGGTTCTGCGTGGTCCAGTACAGGGCCAGGGCGGAAGCGAAGTTATAACAGAACAGGAAGAACATCAGGGGCATCAGATTCATGATGATGCGCTGGGAACGTTCGCCCGCCTGCGGTGTCATCCGCATTTGCACGATCATCGTGACGGCCATGATGAGCGGCAGGATGTTGATCGGGATGCCGAACAGGTGGCCGACGGTATCGGGCAGGGACAAGTCCGTCATCCACAGGCAGAAGGGCTGTCCCCGCAGTTCCGCGGAATATTGAAGCACGCGGTAGAAGGCGAAGAAGATGGGAATCTGGATGAGCATGGGTACGCAGCCGCTGGCCGGATTGATGCCGTATTTCTGGTACAGCTTCATCATTTCCATGTTCACCTTCTGGGGGTCGTCCGGATATTTTTCCTTGAGTTTCGCCATTTCCGGCTGAACCAGGGACATGCGCTTCATTGCCAGATAGGATTTTTTGTGCAGCGGCCAGATAAGAGCACGGACGACGATGGTCATGCAGATGATGGCTACGCCCCAGTTGCCGAACCACCCGTGGAACAGGTTGAGCAGCCAGTTCATCGGCACGCTCAGGAAGACGAGCCAGCCGTAGGCCATGATGTCGCTGATGGCGGGATAGGTAAGGTTCAGGTCGCGCAGATAGGCATTGAATTTGGGGCCTGTGTAAATATCGTAGGTGAGTGTCTTGATCTCGTTGGGCGCCATGGCCAGGTTGGGAATACCCATGGCCAGGGTCACACCGGGCACCAAGGCATTGTTTTCATGGGCTAGGGGAAATTCCTGGCGCGTGGCGTACACCGTGGAGCCTGCGGATTGTTCCTGCGGAATGAGGATGGTGGCGTAGTACTGGCTCATCACCCCGGCGTAGGTCAGGTCCTTCAGTGGGCCTTCCAGCACGCGGGGCTTGGCGGTGCTGAAAAAGCCGCCCGTGAAGTGGGAGGGGGCCTCCTGTTCCAGGGAGCCGTCCGCATGGTAGAAAAGGTGGGTGTAGGTATCCTTGGGTTCGCTCTTGGCGATGGGGTAGGCACTCCCTGCAAAGATGCCCAGATAGCGCAAATCCTGGACATTGGGGGCTTTGTTGAGAAGGGAGACGGTCAGGCGGATGATGTATTTGCTGCCGGGGAGCACTTTTCCGGAAGAGTCCGTGACGGGGTGGAGCGTGTAGGTCTTGGAAATGAAAAGCTGGCGCGCGGCGTCATAGCCTTCCAGGGTGACGGAGTCCGCCGTGCGCTTGACTTCCTTGTACACCGTGTTGTCATAGGAAGGGTCCTGCGTGGCGTCCATGTTGAAGACGAGTTCGCCAATGCCCCGGTTCTGCGCCTCGTTGATGGTGATGTTGTGGTCCGTAACCTTCTGTGTGTCTACAATGTCGTTGTGAAGAGTGACGCCACCGATGGAGCCGCCGATGCGGTTGAAAGTGTAAGTGATGAAGGGCTTTTGCTGGCCATCCACCTCTTCTGTAGCCACGAGGGTGATCGGATTGTTCTTGTCTTCCTCCAGGGCCTGATTGGCGGAAAGCTGTCCTGAAGTAGCGGGTTCGGAGGCTGTTGAAGTTCCCGGCGCGGCAGTGTTTACGGCGGAAACCGGCTGCTGGACGGCGACGGGAGGCGCCGTAACGGGTGTTTCCTTTTTATTGTTGCCGAGGTAAATGTTCAGGCCCAGAAGGGCGGCGCAGACGCCGACAATGATCCATGAAGTGCGATCCATAATGTGATATAGCTTGGTTGGAAAAGAGTTTTACAGGGAGAGGGAGAAAAGTGAGTTAGCGGGAAGGGCGGGGAGGCGGCACGGGATCATACCCTGAACCGCCCCAGGGGTTGCATCTTAAAATGCGCCATGTTCCAAGAATAAAACCGCGCCAGGCTCCGTGGACCTGGACGGCCCGGATGAAGTATTGGGAACAGGTGGGAGTGTAACGGCAGCCGCAACCGGGGCCCCCCAGCGCGTGAAGAGGGGCACTGATGAAGAATTGGTAACCCCGAACCAGGGTGATAAGCAGCCATTTCATCATGCCGTGTCTTGTTGTCCGGAAAGCAGTTGCAGTTTTAATTTGCGGGCGGCTTTCTGCCAGTCCCGTTCCAGGTCGGAATAGCTGGCTTCCACCGCCCGCCATCTGAGCACGCACACCATGTGCACGCCCTGTTGAAAAGGCTCTCCGTGTGCCCGGAGTATTTCCCGCACCCGGCGTCTGAGCTTGTTGCGAACGACGGCGCAGCCTATTTTTTTCGTGCAGATGATGCCGAATTTGGAAGGTTCCTCCGGATCTGCCAGC
Protein-coding sequences here:
- a CDS encoding inositol monophosphatase family protein, producing the protein MNHSPEMTVAIRAAKSAGAFLKKHFYDRKKVDEASQNDIKLELDKLSQKLITEEILSAFPTHAVLGEEGYTGDRNSENEWIVDPIDGTVNYFYTIPWFCVSIALRRGGEVVLGVIYDPMMDECWHVEKGGVPYMNGVPMHCSFRKRMAEAVVFVGHGKTDGSKEKGIERFAKIAWQVRKVRNNGSAALALAYIACGRFDAYVESVISIWDIAAGVLLVEAAGGKVILEPKKDNPEQFAIVAWNGCIPIVEALGE
- the rnpA gene encoding ribonuclease P protein component; protein product: MRLTRQQSMTRAFQFARVRNEGPSVAGRLIVLSAAPLADPEEPSKFGIICTKKIGCAVVRNKLRRRVREILRAHGEPFQQGVHMVCVLRWRAVEASYSDLERDWQKAARKLKLQLLSGQQDTA
- the ispF gene encoding 2-C-methyl-D-erythritol 2,4-cyclodiphosphate synthase, which gives rise to MNIMIALTGLGYDIHRFAEAPRPLMLGGVHIPSGRGLDGHSDADVLSHAVADALLGAAGLPDIGFWFPPGDPACKDISSLDIVAKAVSLIRERGGRVVNVDSSLIAEAPRISPYLEQMKNALGSALGISAARVGVKATTNEQLGALGRREGIAAFAVASILMPEEELQP
- a CDS encoding MBL fold metallo-hydrolase, with the protein product MDRLLVFGTGNATVTECYNTCFSLTDGKEFLLVDAGGGNGILGILKHMKVPVERMHHAFLSHRHTDHMLGMVWVIRLIGTMMTQDRYEGTFTVYCHRELAADLECLVRMTLDKRVVRLVGERIFMVPVEDGEEVNAVPYRLTCFDIHSDKTRQFGFSTVLNGGGRLVFLGDEPYRDACEPYVRGARWLLSEAFCLHSQADVFKPYEKYHSTVKDACELAERMNIPNLVLWHTEDSNLACRRSLYSQEGRMYYSGNLVIPDDADIVAL
- the yidD gene encoding membrane protein insertion efficiency factor YidD translates to MMKWLLITLVRGYQFFISAPLHALGGPGCGCRYTPTCSQYFIRAVQVHGAWRGFILGTWRILRCNPWGGSGYDPVPPPRPSR
- the yidC gene encoding membrane protein insertase YidC, which codes for MDRTSWIIVGVCAALLGLNIYLGNNKKETPVTAPPVAVQQPVSAVNTAAPGTSTASEPATSGQLSANQALEEDKNNPITLVATEEVDGQQKPFITYTFNRIGGSIGGVTLHNDIVDTQKVTDHNITINEAQNRGIGELVFNMDATQDPSYDNTVYKEVKRTADSVTLEGYDAARQLFISKTYTLHPVTDSSGKVLPGSKYIIRLTVSLLNKAPNVQDLRYLGIFAGSAYPIAKSEPKDTYTHLFYHADGSLEQEAPSHFTGGFFSTAKPRVLEGPLKDLTYAGVMSQYYATILIPQEQSAGSTVYATRQEFPLAHENNALVPGVTLAMGIPNLAMAPNEIKTLTYDIYTGPKFNAYLRDLNLTYPAISDIMAYGWLVFLSVPMNWLLNLFHGWFGNWGVAIICMTIVVRALIWPLHKKSYLAMKRMSLVQPEMAKLKEKYPDDPQKVNMEMMKLYQKYGINPASGCVPMLIQIPIFFAFYRVLQYSAELRGQPFCLWMTDLSLPDTVGHLFGIPINILPLIMAVTMIVQMRMTPQAGERSQRIIMNLMPLMFFLFCYNFASALALYWTTQNLISIGQTALIRRLPMPVLAPSQKKKKPGFFQRMMEQQRVALEEQQRKAKGRNMRNVTPKK